In a single window of the Saccharothrix australiensis genome:
- a CDS encoding HAD family hydrolase: protein MRVAAFFDIDETLIAGKSMFDFLRFHLADDRTPDRGQAARLAEFDRLVAAGGASRSTVNRQYYRIYRGVPADLVRRQGLEWFARSRRTAGFIKPEVVGALVRHRLSGHRVVLVSGSFPACADPLASALGAHHVLCTRPVVGPDGLLTGEVDRSVIGDVKSTAVRELARREGLSLPLSFGYGDHASDLPLLREVGHPVVVGADPELGRHADRNQWLRIAGVAA from the coding sequence ATGCGGGTCGCGGCTTTCTTCGACATCGACGAGACGCTCATCGCCGGCAAGAGCATGTTCGACTTCCTGCGCTTCCACCTCGCCGACGACCGCACCCCGGACCGGGGCCAGGCGGCGCGGCTCGCGGAGTTCGACCGCCTCGTGGCGGCCGGCGGCGCGTCCCGGTCGACCGTCAACCGGCAGTACTACCGCATCTACCGCGGCGTGCCCGCGGACCTGGTGCGGCGGCAGGGCCTGGAGTGGTTCGCGCGCAGCCGCCGCACGGCGGGCTTCATCAAGCCGGAGGTGGTCGGCGCGCTGGTCCGCCACCGCCTGTCCGGCCACCGCGTCGTTTTGGTCAGCGGCTCGTTCCCGGCGTGCGCGGACCCGCTGGCGAGCGCGCTCGGCGCGCACCACGTGCTGTGCACGAGGCCCGTCGTCGGCCCCGACGGCCTGCTCACCGGCGAGGTGGACCGGTCCGTCATCGGTGACGTCAAGTCCACCGCCGTGCGCGAGCTGGCGCGGCGGGAGGGCCTCTCGCTGCCACTGAGCTTCGGCTACGGCGACCACGCCAGCGACCTGCCGCTGCTGCGGGAGGTCGGGCACCCGGTCGTCGTGGGCGCGGACCCCGAGCTGGGCAGGCACGCCGACCGCAACCAGTGGCTGCGGATCGCGGGGGTGGCGGCGTGA
- a CDS encoding 3-oxoacyl-ACP synthase III family protein, which produces MTRDCFCGCALAEPLDGAGVHEPRTPVPGVGVLGCGSHLPEWEVGNDVVATEVGVEESWIERKTGIRTRRRAAPWQAASDLAAPAAEEALRRAGLTAADLSVVVVATSTPDSPQPATACVLQDRIGAVGAAAFDVNAVCSGFVFALETARRLIADGGHALVVGVDVYSRILDPTDRRTAVLFGDGAGAVVLGPTPPGRGIVASALTSYGQHADLIKVAAGGSRIPASKESLAAGEHYFSMDGRGVRDFVAREVPTAVRCFLADLGYPADTVRHFVPHQANGRMLAELEAELAFPAARAHYTVERYGNTGAASVPITLAAAQHEFAEGDVVVLAAFGGGMAMGLSLLHW; this is translated from the coding sequence GTGACGCGGGACTGCTTCTGCGGGTGCGCCCTGGCCGAGCCGCTGGACGGCGCGGGTGTCCACGAGCCGCGGACCCCGGTGCCGGGCGTGGGCGTCCTGGGCTGCGGCAGCCACCTGCCCGAGTGGGAGGTCGGCAACGACGTCGTGGCCACCGAGGTCGGCGTCGAGGAGTCCTGGATCGAGCGCAAGACCGGCATCCGGACGCGCCGGCGGGCCGCGCCGTGGCAGGCGGCCTCCGACCTCGCCGCGCCGGCGGCCGAGGAGGCCCTGCGCCGGGCCGGGCTGACCGCCGCGGACCTGTCGGTGGTCGTCGTCGCCACGTCGACGCCCGACTCGCCGCAGCCGGCGACCGCCTGCGTGCTCCAGGACCGGATCGGCGCGGTCGGCGCGGCGGCGTTCGACGTGAACGCGGTGTGCAGCGGCTTCGTGTTCGCGCTGGAGACCGCGCGCCGCCTGATCGCCGACGGCGGGCACGCCCTCGTGGTCGGCGTGGACGTCTACTCCCGCATCCTGGACCCGACGGACCGCCGCACGGCGGTGCTGTTCGGCGACGGCGCGGGCGCGGTCGTGCTCGGCCCGACGCCGCCCGGTCGCGGCATCGTCGCCTCGGCGCTGACGAGCTACGGGCAGCACGCCGACCTGATCAAGGTCGCGGCGGGCGGCAGCCGCATCCCCGCGTCCAAGGAGTCGCTCGCCGCGGGCGAGCACTACTTCAGCATGGACGGCCGCGGCGTCCGCGACTTCGTCGCGCGGGAGGTGCCGACCGCCGTGCGGTGCTTCCTGGCCGACCTGGGCTACCCCGCCGACACCGTCCGGCACTTCGTGCCGCACCAGGCCAACGGCCGGATGCTCGCCGAGCTGGAGGCGGAACTCGCGTTCCCGGCGGCCCGCGCGCACTACACCGTCGAGCGCTACGGCAACACCGGCGCGGCGTCGGTCCCGATCACCCTGGCCGCCGCGCAGCACGAGTTCGCCGAAGGCGACGTCGTCGTGCTCGCCGCGTTCGGCGGCGGCATGGCGATGGGCCTGTCGCTGCTCCACTGGTGA
- a CDS encoding tautomerase family protein, whose protein sequence is MPIVSVTTWPGPDDLARRLVEELTGTVHRVTGAPMDKITVYVQEVPRDRWAEGGVLGSNPDFATLSRRT, encoded by the coding sequence ATGCCCATCGTGTCGGTGACCACCTGGCCCGGCCCGGACGACCTGGCCCGGCGGTTGGTGGAGGAGCTGACCGGAACCGTGCACCGGGTGACGGGCGCGCCGATGGACAAGATCACCGTCTACGTCCAGGAAGTCCCGCGCGACCGCTGGGCGGAGGGCGGCGTGCTCGGCAGCAATCCCGACTTCGCCACCCTGAGCCGCCGCACCTGA
- a CDS encoding DUF2399 domain-containing protein — MTAEIPSGVEDWARLPGPASVLDVVHTRARRGHRTEAGTLTALVLTEQQRREVALLLGTRWELSGKPVRLQDLAAKLAEHGLTVRGLLEALSGGRVEPDRARRDRARAEAAAETARAATHLVEAGVPAHAVEQWLADPGSPQAGAGALESLAEQVAAVVTRLRTTSGGTRLAHLAADLLRDAHALDPDRQLGRAVARVLAVVHGLPRPQRAGRAWRAAWASAGVVCDGVSSRVLALNLPLTGESPAVRLCAAAPGEPVWLTLRSLTGTWTAPAVDVFVCENPTVAEAAADAFGDACPPLVCTDGMASGAALDLLAGLAAAGCAIHARADFDPAGFTIAEQVLFVAPGARAWRFDATTYADETGLDGSFATPDGLMAAVEELRTAYDRMCAPVHEERLLDRLLADLANASRSPSWPSRTRDR; from the coding sequence GTGACGGCGGAGATCCCGTCGGGTGTCGAGGACTGGGCCCGCTTGCCGGGACCCGCGAGCGTGCTCGACGTCGTCCACACCCGCGCCAGGCGCGGGCACCGCACCGAGGCGGGCACGCTCACCGCGCTCGTGCTCACCGAGCAGCAGCGTCGGGAGGTCGCGCTGCTGCTCGGCACCCGCTGGGAGCTGTCCGGCAAGCCGGTCCGGCTCCAGGACCTCGCGGCGAAGCTCGCCGAGCACGGCCTGACCGTGCGCGGGCTCCTCGAAGCCCTGAGCGGCGGGCGGGTCGAACCGGATCGCGCTCGCCGCGACCGGGCGCGGGCCGAGGCGGCGGCCGAAACGGCGCGCGCGGCGACGCACCTGGTCGAGGCGGGCGTGCCCGCGCACGCGGTGGAGCAGTGGCTGGCCGACCCCGGTTCGCCGCAGGCCGGCGCCGGTGCGCTGGAGAGCTTGGCCGAACAGGTGGCGGCCGTCGTCACCCGGCTGCGCACCACCAGCGGCGGAACGCGGCTCGCCCACCTCGCGGCGGACCTCCTGCGCGATGCCCACGCGCTCGATCCCGACCGGCAGTTGGGCCGTGCGGTCGCCCGCGTGCTGGCGGTCGTGCACGGGCTTCCCCGGCCACAGCGGGCCGGTCGGGCGTGGCGTGCGGCGTGGGCGAGCGCCGGGGTGGTGTGCGACGGGGTGTCCTCGCGGGTGCTGGCGCTGAACCTCCCGCTCACCGGCGAGTCGCCGGCGGTGCGGTTGTGCGCCGCCGCGCCCGGCGAGCCCGTCTGGCTGACGCTCCGCTCGCTCACCGGCACGTGGACCGCACCCGCCGTCGACGTCTTCGTGTGCGAGAACCCCACCGTCGCGGAAGCCGCCGCCGACGCGTTCGGCGACGCTTGCCCGCCACTGGTGTGCACGGACGGGATGGCGTCCGGCGCGGCACTCGACCTGCTCGCCGGACTGGCCGCCGCGGGCTGCGCGATCCACGCACGGGCGGACTTCGACCCCGCCGGGTTCACCATCGCCGAACAAGTCCTCTTCGTCGCGCCCGGCGCCCGAGCTTGGCGTTTCGACGCGACGACCTACGCCGACGAGACCGGGCTGGACGGCTCGTTCGCCACCCCGGACGGCCTCATGGCCGCGGTCGAGGAACTGCGGACCGCCTACGACCGGATGTGCGCTCCCGTGCACGAGGAGCGTCTCCTCGACCGACTGCTGGCCGACCTGGCGAACGCGTCCCGCTCGCCGAGCTGGCCGTCACGTACTCGGGACCGATGA
- a CDS encoding TIGR02680 family protein — protein MTRREPDRERWLAAASTGGFPEPVLRRWQPLRVGIVNLWEYDQAEFWFADGRLVLRGGNGAGKTKVLELTTLMLLRGEIGASVLDPFGSQHRTMRFNLLPTGEDDDPRPPSDAGLGYAWAEYGRVDDDGTARFFVCGLGVSARRGSGTSAVTTWHLITHLRPGRDFKLAAAGRPLDQKELKKVPGVSVPDSAARYRARLAAELFGLGTGAYDNLTELLKQLRKPKLGERLNPASLAETLRAALPPLAGTEITQLADGWDNLEKLRTAVEQTRTAAVRLAGFVRTGWTPWARAVVRRRADALTAATTELDGTTKDRRSAETALGAALGAVGQLEESISRTRSRQLDLGTELRELLDSQAFQDAVSVASRVEVLREQLAVLAEQLGGVEDRRASAAQDAADAAEAAEEATSHAGEAETAVERAAGRVRETGQPAGLQDSAARHLPARDVAALRADLSVRRERFARLQALRATFDQADQEVVRSAETLAGREADLVEAAEQRARAEEDVAAAVEALRERIRAWNTDAVLAKADEHTVERWCDLVADLTADPSGSPGDRRGAHPSSAIAQHVERVRDTLWSRRTELDHQRAGLVEEHQQATAQLADVLGRAERPPAPPDSWRRRDRPEPDRGLGAPFWRCVQPVDGLSTDEVDLLEATLAAAGVLDAWLTADGEPVLGGSGPADTLVHAGGTHVAANLTEVLEPTPVGGVPETAVRAVLAAIGWHAARPGDDEAADLWLAADGTWRCAALSGRAEVVRPASYLGATARESARQREIDRLRTRLAELETSTGAVDAGIEDLDRDLRRLAEESAGIPAERSVTDTVTTLRERERRAAESERKAAKARNDHRARETARDTARADLAYYAGEHAFPVENLSAHEAALHAYRQAVDELAGRSEVLGLRSAALARARRDLTAAQRRLAEVDAELDDLSGRRRQAEVRLHTAEAALTTDVRARLLRRTELDGLVQEAERDLEDQRKALTDARIAATRAEETLARHEDRRRAAEHERDLALARWWEVHDAGLARPLGLEEPERRSVESARESTRAARRELPDAGDEDRAWRTCYSKLDDLRRHLLPDRDARVSEPDHDGGIQRVLVLTDSTAGWQAPADAASLLARQVQAQEASFDAEQQRVLTTLLGSTFIEHLKERLDYTARTFSDINKQLASHTTRHGNAVQLKWEPDPTDPDAGAVVDALSQGYQQLSSARQDTVRSFLARRIDAARADAAAGGSADWREQLSAALDYRGWLKISLQHRPGSTSRWTPFDTAKHGAKSGGEKVVLLSQPLFAAAVVAYNAAGGHAPRCVWLDEAMTGVDEEIKASFMGLTVNFDLDVMLTAHDEWCKYPTVPAVAVYDLARHRGLPGVDAVPYLWCGGDWTAVALPTTDDAPLPADGLFAEADVE, from the coding sequence TTGACCCGACGGGAACCGGACCGCGAGCGGTGGCTGGCCGCTGCGTCGACGGGCGGCTTCCCCGAGCCGGTCCTCCGGCGGTGGCAGCCGTTGCGCGTCGGGATCGTCAACCTGTGGGAGTACGACCAAGCGGAGTTCTGGTTCGCCGACGGCCGCCTGGTGCTGCGCGGCGGCAACGGGGCGGGCAAGACCAAGGTGCTCGAACTGACGACCCTGATGCTGCTGCGCGGGGAGATCGGCGCGTCCGTGCTCGACCCCTTCGGCTCCCAGCACCGGACGATGCGCTTCAACCTGCTGCCCACCGGCGAGGACGACGACCCGCGTCCGCCTTCGGACGCCGGCCTGGGCTACGCCTGGGCCGAGTACGGCAGGGTGGACGACGACGGCACGGCGCGGTTCTTCGTCTGCGGGCTCGGTGTCAGCGCCCGCCGGGGCAGCGGCACGTCGGCGGTGACCACGTGGCACCTGATCACCCACCTGCGCCCGGGGCGGGATTTCAAGCTCGCCGCGGCGGGCCGCCCGCTCGACCAGAAGGAGCTGAAGAAGGTCCCCGGCGTCTCGGTGCCCGACAGCGCGGCGCGGTACCGCGCCAGGCTGGCTGCCGAGCTGTTCGGTCTCGGCACCGGGGCCTACGACAACCTCACCGAACTGCTCAAGCAGTTGCGCAAGCCCAAGCTGGGGGAACGGCTCAACCCCGCGAGCCTGGCCGAGACGTTGCGCGCGGCTCTGCCGCCCTTGGCCGGCACCGAGATCACCCAGCTCGCGGACGGGTGGGACAACCTGGAGAAGTTGCGGACGGCCGTGGAGCAGACCCGTACCGCCGCCGTGCGGCTGGCCGGGTTCGTCCGCACCGGCTGGACACCGTGGGCGCGCGCCGTCGTGCGCCGCCGTGCCGATGCGCTGACGGCGGCGACCACCGAGCTGGACGGCACCACGAAAGACCGTCGGTCCGCGGAAACCGCCCTCGGCGCCGCTCTCGGCGCGGTGGGACAGCTGGAGGAGAGCATCTCCCGCACGCGGTCCCGGCAACTGGACCTCGGCACCGAGCTGCGCGAGCTGCTGGACAGCCAGGCGTTCCAGGACGCCGTGAGCGTGGCGAGCCGGGTCGAAGTGCTGCGGGAACAACTCGCCGTGCTGGCCGAACAGCTCGGAGGGGTCGAAGACCGCCGCGCGTCGGCCGCGCAGGACGCGGCCGACGCCGCCGAAGCGGCGGAAGAGGCCACCTCGCACGCCGGGGAAGCCGAAACGGCCGTGGAGCGCGCCGCCGGACGGGTCCGGGAAACCGGGCAGCCCGCCGGACTACAGGACTCCGCTGCCCGGCACCTGCCCGCACGTGACGTGGCGGCGCTGCGCGCCGACCTCTCCGTCCGCCGGGAGCGCTTCGCGCGCTTGCAGGCGTTGCGCGCGACGTTCGACCAGGCCGACCAGGAAGTGGTGCGGTCGGCCGAAACGCTGGCCGGCCGCGAGGCGGACCTGGTGGAGGCGGCGGAGCAGCGGGCACGAGCCGAGGAGGACGTCGCCGCCGCGGTGGAGGCGCTGCGCGAGCGGATCAGGGCGTGGAACACCGACGCCGTGCTCGCCAAGGCGGACGAGCACACGGTCGAGCGCTGGTGCGACCTGGTGGCCGACCTGACCGCGGACCCGTCGGGCTCGCCGGGGGACCGGCGCGGAGCCCACCCCTCGTCGGCGATCGCCCAGCACGTCGAGCGGGTTCGCGACACGCTGTGGTCGCGGCGCACCGAACTCGACCACCAGCGCGCCGGACTCGTCGAGGAGCACCAGCAGGCGACCGCGCAGTTGGCGGACGTGCTCGGCCGGGCGGAGCGCCCGCCGGCCCCGCCCGACTCCTGGCGCCGTCGCGACCGTCCGGAACCCGACCGCGGACTCGGTGCGCCGTTCTGGCGGTGCGTCCAGCCCGTCGACGGCCTGTCGACCGACGAGGTGGACCTGCTGGAGGCGACCCTGGCCGCCGCGGGTGTGCTCGACGCCTGGCTGACCGCCGACGGGGAGCCGGTCCTCGGCGGTTCGGGCCCGGCCGACACGCTCGTGCACGCGGGCGGAACGCACGTTGCCGCCAACCTCACCGAGGTGCTGGAGCCCACACCCGTCGGCGGCGTACCGGAGACCGCTGTTCGCGCCGTTCTCGCGGCGATCGGGTGGCACGCCGCCCGGCCCGGCGACGACGAGGCCGCGGACCTGTGGCTGGCGGCGGACGGCACCTGGCGGTGCGCGGCCCTGTCCGGGCGCGCCGAGGTCGTCCGCCCCGCCTCCTACCTCGGGGCCACCGCGCGCGAGTCCGCCAGGCAGCGCGAGATCGATCGCCTGCGGACGCGGCTGGCGGAGCTGGAGACGTCGACCGGCGCTGTCGACGCCGGGATCGAGGACCTCGACCGGGACCTGCGGCGCCTCGCCGAGGAGTCCGCCGGAATCCCGGCGGAGCGTTCGGTCACCGACACCGTCACCACGCTGCGCGAGCGGGAACGGCGGGCCGCCGAGAGCGAACGCAAGGCCGCAAAGGCCAGGAACGACCACCGCGCCCGCGAAACCGCTCGGGACACCGCGCGGGCGGACTTGGCCTACTACGCGGGCGAACACGCGTTCCCGGTGGAGAACCTGTCCGCGCACGAGGCGGCGCTGCACGCCTATCGCCAGGCCGTCGACGAACTGGCCGGGCGGAGCGAAGTGCTCGGCCTGCGCTCGGCCGCGCTGGCGCGAGCACGCCGCGATCTCACCGCCGCACAGCGGCGGCTCGCCGAGGTCGACGCCGAACTGGACGACCTGAGCGGGCGCCGGCGGCAGGCGGAGGTCCGGTTGCACACCGCCGAGGCGGCGCTCACCACCGACGTCCGCGCGCGGCTGCTCCGCCGCACCGAGTTGGACGGCTTGGTGCAGGAGGCCGAGCGGGACCTGGAGGACCAGCGGAAAGCTCTCACGGATGCCCGAATCGCGGCCACCCGCGCCGAGGAGACGCTGGCGCGGCACGAAGACCGACGGCGGGCTGCCGAGCACGAGCGGGACCTCGCGCTCGCGCGGTGGTGGGAGGTCCACGACGCCGGCCTCGCACGACCGCTCGGACTGGAGGAACCGGAGCGGCGCAGTGTCGAGTCGGCGCGCGAGTCGACCCGTGCCGCCCGCCGGGAACTGCCCGACGCCGGCGACGAAGACCGCGCCTGGCGGACCTGCTACAGCAAGCTCGACGACCTCCGGCGCCACCTGTTGCCCGACCGCGACGCCCGGGTGTCCGAGCCGGACCACGACGGCGGGATCCAGCGCGTGCTCGTGCTCACCGACAGCACGGCCGGCTGGCAGGCGCCCGCGGACGCCGCGAGCCTGCTGGCCCGACAGGTCCAGGCGCAGGAGGCGTCGTTCGACGCCGAGCAGCAACGGGTGTTGACCACGCTGCTGGGGTCGACGTTCATCGAACACCTCAAGGAACGGCTGGACTACACCGCGCGGACGTTCAGCGACATCAACAAGCAGCTGGCGAGCCACACGACCCGGCACGGCAACGCCGTCCAGCTGAAGTGGGAACCCGATCCCACCGACCCGGACGCCGGCGCCGTGGTGGACGCGCTGAGCCAGGGCTACCAGCAGCTGTCGTCGGCGCGACAGGACACCGTGCGCTCCTTCCTCGCCCGCAGGATCGACGCCGCCCGAGCCGACGCGGCGGCCGGCGGCTCGGCGGACTGGCGGGAGCAGTTGTCCGCCGCGCTGGACTACCGCGGCTGGCTGAAGATCTCCTTGCAGCACCGGCCCGGTTCGACCAGCCGGTGGACGCCGTTCGACACCGCCAAGCACGGAGCCAAGTCCGGCGGCGAGAAGGTCGTGCTGTTGTCCCAGCCGCTGTTCGCCGCCGCGGTCGTGGCCTACAACGCGGCCGGTGGGCACGCCCCGCGCTGTGTGTGGTTGGACGAGGCGATGACCGGTGTGGACGAGGAGATCAAGGCGTCGTTCATGGGGTTGACGGTGAACTTCGACCTGGACGTGATGCTGACCGCCCACGACGAGTGGTGCAAGTACCCGACCGTTCCGGCGGTGGCCGTGTACGACCTCGCCAGGCACCGGGGCCTGCCCGGTGTCGACGCGGTCCCGTACCTGTGGTGCGGTGGCGACTGGACCGCGGTCGCGCTGCCGACGACCGACGACGCGCCGTTGCCCGCCGACGGACTGTTCGCCGAGGCGGATGTGGAGTGA
- a CDS encoding DUF2398 family protein, whose amino-acid sequence MNRDAAERQRAFTALLRSPVVDRHSHPEVWPLVRVHRVTLGEWFAQRLGYRLLVTDSAARLFRLPVDGVVLAPRRFRPPSRRVLVLAVLAAAAAEDAEDLTTTQDLSDRVRVLSTRDDVELATYDPDRFAERTLFVKAVRLLVSLGALRPTGRDDEEQREGWAHRRDAIGGAYEVRRELLLRLVDPTSLRAALGDRSHDGPPHEAAARVGLMRKLVELPVVLHEDLTDAERAYLTGQRHRVLAWCAEMTGWVVEQRAEGMALIAADEADTDLPFPRLRAADFAALMVLDELLRLHGVDSVVTADDLASAAAEVRVRHAKAMTNDLRTGDAVEAAARDVLGALDLLRPTGTPRGWRLTPAAARYRDPRVVAVTARLDEEGAR is encoded by the coding sequence GTGAACCGCGACGCGGCCGAGCGGCAGCGGGCGTTCACCGCCCTGCTCCGCTCGCCGGTGGTCGATCGGCACAGCCACCCGGAGGTGTGGCCGTTGGTGCGGGTCCACCGGGTGACCTTGGGCGAGTGGTTCGCCCAGCGGCTCGGCTACCGGCTGCTGGTGACCGACTCCGCCGCCAGGCTGTTCCGGTTGCCGGTCGACGGCGTCGTGCTCGCGCCCCGGCGGTTCCGGCCACCGAGCCGTCGCGTGCTCGTGCTGGCCGTCCTCGCCGCCGCGGCCGCGGAGGACGCCGAGGACCTCACCACGACGCAGGACCTCTCCGACCGGGTGCGCGTGCTCTCCACCCGCGACGATGTCGAACTCGCGACCTACGACCCGGACCGGTTCGCCGAGCGGACGCTCTTCGTCAAGGCCGTCCGACTGCTGGTGTCCCTGGGCGCGTTGCGACCGACCGGCCGGGACGACGAGGAGCAGCGCGAGGGGTGGGCGCATCGTCGTGACGCGATCGGCGGTGCCTACGAGGTCCGCCGGGAGCTGCTGCTGCGCTTGGTCGACCCGACCTCGTTGCGCGCCGCCCTCGGCGACCGGAGCCACGACGGACCGCCCCACGAGGCGGCGGCGCGCGTCGGCTTGATGCGCAAGCTGGTGGAACTGCCCGTGGTGCTCCACGAGGACCTCACCGACGCGGAGAGGGCCTACCTCACCGGTCAGCGCCACCGCGTCCTGGCCTGGTGCGCGGAGATGACGGGGTGGGTGGTGGAGCAACGGGCGGAGGGAATGGCGCTCATCGCCGCCGACGAGGCCGACACGGACCTGCCTTTCCCGCGGCTGCGCGCCGCCGACTTCGCCGCGTTGATGGTGCTCGACGAACTCCTGCGCCTGCACGGGGTCGACTCGGTGGTCACGGCCGACGACCTCGCCTCGGCAGCCGCCGAGGTCAGGGTGCGCCACGCCAAGGCGATGACGAACGACCTGCGCACGGGCGACGCCGTGGAGGCCGCGGCACGGGACGTGCTCGGCGCGCTGGACCTGTTGCGCCCGACCGGCACCCCGCGCGGGTGGCGGCTGACGCCCGCGGCGGCGCGCTACCGTGATCCCCGGGTGGTGGCGGTGACCGCGAGACTGGACGAGGAGGGCGCCCGTTGA